In Zingiber officinale cultivar Zhangliang chromosome 3B, Zo_v1.1, whole genome shotgun sequence, a single window of DNA contains:
- the LOC122055014 gene encoding uncharacterized protein LOC122055014 — translation MAARFSSSSNSVRSTESIYSSAKQEMEEHSELKDLPSKNRMAKQGGRNNQHAQPFNLHTEQRGHRKEQEFVKRVKERVIEEARRRIPVAQGLPFTTDKPQRRLEDLEDEEAEANEKNLPWVLG, via the exons ATGGCCGCACGCTTCAGCTCATCATCAAATAGTGTTCGCTCTACAGAGTCTATCTACAGCTCTGCAAAGCAAGAAATGGAAGAACATAGCGAGCTTAAAGATCTCCCCTCCAAG AACCGCATGGCCAAACAGGGAGGGAGGAACAACCAACACGCTCAGCCCTTTAATCTTCACACTGAG CAAAGAGGACACAGGAAGGAACAAGAGTTTGTAAAAAGAGTGAAAGAAAGGGTTATCGAAGAGGCTAGACGAAGGATTCCCGTCGCACAAGGTCTTCCATTCACGACGGATAAACCACAG CGTCGTTTGGAAGATCTTGAGGATGAGGAAGCAGAAGCAAATGAGAAAAATCTTCCTTGGGTGTTAGGTTGA